A region from the Nitrospinaceae bacterium genome encodes:
- a CDS encoding MFS transporter, with protein sequence MQEKNVLFSTYQWAIIASCFVMLALGSSLNFNFGIFLKPLSEEFGWSRSSISAGFSIFMITGSASAILAGAMADKYGTRRVVIVGTLLITLAMIFASRLQSIWEFYLLIGVISGLGRSAFNTPILAFIQRSFTQNRGLATGLAGAGGGLGILITAPILGYLIAAYGWRLSYAAMGSTVLLLTLPAVWFIKSEKNVITKKSANGAKSATFKEAATLPEASLGVKEIMKRRPFWTVLGSHACDCMCHSVLLVHIVPFAIESGMPRVQAAMLMSALGAGALVGRLVGGMMSDRFGPKGTLLLFLSMQTFPVPLLLFSPGLGTMYFVAIFVGLGLGGHGTLYPLVTREFYGPKRVGLLYGTFTMGASIGMASGSFFGGVLYDMAGDYSWAFLYSFTLGVISLLLVWTYPNRTYLAEPSAETA encoded by the coding sequence ATGCAAGAAAAAAATGTGCTTTTTTCCACGTATCAATGGGCTATTATTGCCTCATGCTTTGTCATGCTCGCCTTGGGCTCTAGCTTAAACTTTAATTTTGGCATCTTTCTTAAACCTTTATCCGAAGAATTCGGATGGTCTCGCTCCAGCATTTCAGCCGGATTTTCTATCTTTATGATCACCGGCTCGGCCAGCGCGATTCTCGCCGGAGCAATGGCCGACAAATACGGCACCAGGCGAGTCGTCATCGTAGGCACCCTACTAATCACACTTGCCATGATATTTGCCTCTCGCCTCCAAAGCATATGGGAGTTTTACCTGCTGATCGGTGTGATAAGCGGACTAGGCCGAAGCGCATTCAACACCCCCATTCTAGCCTTCATTCAACGCTCCTTCACTCAGAATCGCGGCTTGGCCACCGGGCTAGCGGGCGCTGGAGGCGGGCTCGGAATTCTGATTACCGCCCCTATACTCGGGTATTTAATCGCAGCATACGGCTGGCGATTATCGTATGCAGCCATGGGCTCTACAGTCCTCCTGCTAACCCTACCGGCGGTTTGGTTCATTAAGTCGGAGAAAAACGTCATAACCAAGAAAAGCGCTAATGGGGCCAAATCCGCGACATTTAAAGAGGCCGCAACGCTCCCCGAAGCCTCACTCGGGGTCAAGGAGATCATGAAGCGTCGGCCTTTCTGGACCGTTTTGGGAAGTCATGCATGCGATTGCATGTGCCATTCCGTGCTGCTCGTTCACATCGTCCCCTTCGCTATTGAATCGGGTATGCCCCGCGTTCAGGCCGCCATGCTGATGAGCGCCCTGGGAGCGGGAGCACTGGTCGGGCGTCTTGTCGGCGGCATGATGTCCGACCGGTTCGGACCTAAAGGTACTCTGCTCCTATTCCTATCCATGCAGACATTTCCCGTTCCCCTACTTTTGTTCTCGCCGGGGTTGGGAACCATGTACTTCGTCGCCATATTTGTCGGGCTTGGCCTCGGAGGACATGGCACACTATATCCACTCGTGACGCGCGAGTTTTACGGGCCTAAGCGCGTGGGACTTCTTTACGGAACATTCACAATGGGCGCGAGTATTGGTATGGCGAGCGGCAGCTTTTTCGGCGGAGTGCTTTACGATATGGCAGGCGACTATTCCTGGGCGTTTCTCTACAGTTTCACGCTGGGGGTCATCTCACTACTACTCGTGTGGACCTATCCGAACAGAACCTATCTCGCCGAACCTTCGGCCGAGACGGCGTAG